Sequence from the Muntiacus reevesi chromosome 9, mMunRee1.1, whole genome shotgun sequence genome:
TTAGATAAGCCTTGAGaaatctattatttattttctgttttaattttgacTGGTAGCATCCACGCtgatttatgtatattatatacaacACTGTACTGAACTGCGACCGGGCAAGACAATCCTAGAATGCCTGGCAGTTTTTCTCAGTGGAGTTTTACTGTGCTCACTGTTCTCTGTTACAGCTgcgaatgtagagaaaaaaagcaaGTAGCCAAGTAAGGTGCTAATAGAACCAGCGTCTCTGGGAGACCAGCCAGCTGCCCAGTTGCTAAGGGTAGTAgtatgcttccctcatagctcagttggtaaagagtccgactgcaatgctggagatgtgggtcaggaagatcccctggagaaggaaatggctacccactccagtattcttgcctggagaatcccacggacagaggagcctggcaggctacagtgtatggagtcgcaagagtcactcacgactgagcgactaagcgcaagGGTGCAAGCTGGAAACTCCTCTGGCCAGTTGCTGCTGCCTGAGCTGCCACCTTCCTTGGCTTGTGAGGCTGGAGGCTCCGCCTCCATGTGCTCTGGGCAAAGCAGAAAAGAAGCATGAGGGCCGGTCTGCACGCGTGCCCGTTCACCCTCTCCTTTCCGCGCTCCCTTCTTTCTGGGGACTGCAGCGCCAGGGCGCTCAGACATCCGCTTCTCTCCCTGTAGATTTAAGGAATTTCATTTAGTCCATGTCACAGAGAGCAAAGGGGACtgtgatttctctttttgtttggttttctacTCTCTAGTATAGAACACTGGTAGAGCAGTGTCCATTAATATGGGGAAGCATGGCTTAGTCATAAGGAATGTGTGCCTTAGGAATAAAATGACTGACTTCAGTTCAGATTCTGTCCTGCTAATTATTGGATGACTTTGGAAAAATTCACCTTCCTGTGTTttagtttccccacctgtaaaatcaGGTAGAAAAAAAACGACCTTCTGTAACATTATATTGAAATCATTTAATTGGTAGTTAAGAAAAATTAGTCCTTGACCTCCTGTGTATTACTATATAGGTACCAGATGCAGACATTCCATCTTTATTTCAAACACTATATTCTACCTTGTCATCAAACCATAGGGCCACTTTGGGGTTCATAACCATACAGTGACCATGGATGTGGGGTTCTGAAGAAGGccagggaaagggaaaggaagacGGGCTCAGCAGTCGCCTCGGTTCATCCTGGCCCACTCCCGTGGACCTGCGAGCTGTGGGCAGAAGAGACTCCGTTATTGCAGATATCTGGAGCCCACTGAACTCAAGTGGCCTGAGAGGACGAGGAAGCAACCAGCTTAGTATCCTCTGACCTTAGCCACGGGAGAACATGATCTGATGTTTGGGAGTAAATCAACCCACAATCCTGATTTCTAAGAGCAGGATGTTGTAGGTCGTCTCTTCCACATATGCACACACtgcccaccgccccctcccccccaccgccccaatctcactctcttctttactTACCCCTCTCTTTTATCcctccccttttcttttctttttattttattttatttatttatttaaaatttttttttattgtagtgggttttgtcatacactgacatgagtcagccatggatttacatgtattccccatcccgatcccccctcccacctccctctctacccgatccctctgggtccctccccttttcttttcctgcctGGCCCTTTTAGGTTCCTTCCCCTTCTTTATCTAAGAATCTCTCTTCTCTGTGTTCCAGCCTGCCCTCTGTCCTTGGAGGCATTATTTCATCCCTGGGTGGCTCTTGGACAGAAGATGAACCAGTGTGTTGCCCTATGCTCTGTCACATGGctaccagtaaaaaaaaaaaaaacaaaaaaccagctcCAGACTTCTTCTAGATGGGATAAAGAAGCTACACCAGGCTAAATGCAGAAACAGTACCCTAGTAAGCAGGGAGAATAAGCAGGCACCCTAAAATTCCTGGCCTTCCACCCAAGACCCTACAATCTTGGCTCTGCGGTATCTTGATCTCATGATTCAGGAATGAGGCAGGTATTTCCATGGGTTGTATCTTCTGGCTATAGGAGAGCAAGGGCAGCTTTGCAAAATGGATGAGCTTTTTATCTCTGTCCTGTAGGGGTGTGGTGGGAGTGGGGACCATCCGGGATCATTTCTAATTCGAAGTCTGGGGGCAGGGACGGCACGGCCTTAAAAGGTGAGGCTGTGGAATACTCCATTGGCTTTCATGACTATTCCTGCTTTCACACCACCTTGCTCATCTGTTGCCCTCACTAATGCTACACATGGGTGCATGAGTATGCCTGCATTTGCTGTTGCAGAGCTGGAGAAAtgcagagtgggttgccctccccACATGAGGTACTGCAGTCCACATGGCCTTGACCCTCTTAGGTTTAGCAAGTGGCACCAACTCTAGGGAATCAATTAGtaagaatttacttattttaattcatttctttttgtcgTTTTGAAAGTAACATATAAACAATCTGTGGGTTGATGTAGGTAACAGTTGCaccaagagaaacaagaaaacaagggaaaaaatgtATTACTTGTATCCTTGGGAGTCGATCAGCCATAGTGGACATTTTCATGTGTTTCAAACTTTTTTCTTGCTCATTTTTAGGCTTAAAAAATTGTTGTCATTTAATTTTACAATCtgcctttttctttcaaaattatagCACATATTTCTCTATCATTACAAGTGCTTTTTAATGGCTTTGAGATATTTCCTTGATGGATATAACACCATTTATTTAACTGTTCCCAGTTTTTGAAAATGTAGGTTGGTTCAACTTCCTGCTATTATAAATACTGCAGTGATCAGTTAATACTGATCTCAGATTAACAAGAGTGCCTTGAGATTctcaagtagtaaagaatccgcctgccaatgcaggactcatgagttcgattcctgggttgggaagatcccctggaaaaggaaaaacttattccaatattcttgcctggaaaatcccatggacagaggagccaggcagactatagtccatgggtcacaaagagttggacatgacttagtgactaaaaaacaacaagtTGAGATTCTAGTATGTGTCAGTCCTTGACTGGGTCCTATGTACAGGGTCCATGGTGTCAAGGAATTTATAGTGTAATTTGGGAGCTAAAAACAGAGTTTGGGGTCAATCCTGAGCTCTTTCCTTTCACCTATTCAGATTGGCaaagtgaaatatatattatactgctgaatttaaaatgaataagagCATAACTAAGAgggatatatatagatatagatatagatagatatgtcATTATTGATATTCAACAATTGGCCTAGACAGAAAATGCATTGTTAATAATTGCAAATATTATGAGGAGATGAAGTTTGAAGAGCAGCTGGTCTAATTTTATCTTGGCCTGGGAAGTATCTAATATAACTGACAATAATCTATACATGTCCCTCTATTTGATTTAAATTCTCTGATTAGAGTTGATTGCTCTTTGTATACCCCAAAATATGCAAAATCCACTTAAGACTACGTTCTTTAAATTGCCGCTCACATTGGTGACTGATTATCTGAATTCCAGTTCTGATTTTTACGGGCCTGCTGAGATTTACTTTTTCCCTTGCTTTCGATTTTACAGTCAGTTTGAATCTCATGGGAAAACATACCTGGAAAAGGGTATGACATTTATAAACCCACAGCAGATTGAAAAATGGTGTTCTcaatttgtgtgagtgtgtgatagGTCATTACTGTAGGACAGGAGTGGAATATACAGAGAGTGGAAGAGGATATAGCTGGCTTGAAAGATGCTTTTAGACACTAGGGTTGTGGGGTATTAGGACAAAGTGAGAATGTGCTTCCAAACCAAAGTGTTGGAACTGTGTGTATAGTCGGGACGTCACTAGAGTCTGGGCAGAACGGTCCGAGGGTCCCCGGTCTGCTGTGAACAGGGATGCATCTCAACCTCGCTCTCTCCTTTCAGATTGATGACCCCAACAgcagcctggaggaggtgacGGATGAGGCCGAGGCCGTCAGGTCTGTGAACAAACTGGGGAGCAACCAAGCCTTGAATGAAGATTTCCTGGGTTCTGATTACCGGACCGGGCAGCTCTACCCCTTCTCCCTCAGCAGTGACCCCCACTCAGCCACCTTCACGCTCACAAACGCGGCTCCAATGACCCCGTCCTTCCAGGAAAGGTGGTACGTGAACCTCAACAGCCTGATGGAGCGAGCTCTGACCCCGCAGTGTGGCAGCGGGGACGATCTCTACATCATCACAGGCGCCGTGCCCTCGGACCTCAAGGTCAAAGACAGAGTGAGCATCCCGGAGTTCGTCTGGCTGGCGGCCTGCTGCGCAGTCCCTGCGGGAGGCTGGGCCATGGGCTTTGTCAAGCACACCGGTGACCGGGAGGTCATCGAGGATGTGATGCTGAGGGACCTGGAGAAGCTGCTTCCGTTCCCCCTTCAGCTGTTCCAGAACAACTGTGGGGAGACCGACCAAGACACggagaagatgaaaaaaatccTGGAGGTGGTTAACCAAGTCCAGGATGAGGAGCGGAGGCTGGACTCTGAGGGGGGCTCGGGGACCCTCTCCGGCGTGAGGGGCACCAGGTCCGCCCTGCCACCTCCCGAGACATCTGGGGAAGGGAGTAGCCTTCTGGGAAGACTCCTGGGCTTTGTCGCTACCCCACTCATCAAGCTCTGCCAGTTAATTTATTACCTTGCCTTCGGGATCCTGAAGTACACTGTGTATGTCCTGTGGTATGTCACGAAGCAGGTGATTAACGGCCTAGAAAGTTGCCTTTATCGCCTGGGGTCAGCCACCATCACCTACTTCTTGACCATCGGGGAGGAGCTGGGCAGCATTCCCTGGAAGGTCCTCAAAGTCACGGTCAGGATCACCAGGGCTGTGCTCCGGATCCTCTGCTGCCTGCTGAAGGTGGTCTGCCGCGTCGTGGGGGTCCCTGTCCGGGTGCTTGTGGACGTGGCCACGTTCCCGGTGTACACCATAGGCGCAGTTCCAATCGTCTGCAGGGACATTGCCTTGGGCCTTGGTGGCATCCTCTCTCTGCTCTTTGACACGGCTTTTGGCACCATGGGTGGTCTATTTCAGGTCATTTTTACTGTCTGCAAGCGGGTTGGCTACAAGATTACTTTTGACAATCCTGGGgagttataggaaaaaaaaataatgagtacCCGGTCCCagtgaatttgatttttttttgataGAGAAAGCTGGAATATTTTGTCTATACTATGGGTTTCTGTTCACATCAGTTATATTTTGGCCTTTGGTGGGGGTGTCTGCCTGTTTCATCTTGACCCAAGAGACATGTTCAGGGTGGGATTATGTGTAGGTTTCCTGCTCAGATGTGGGTGAACTTCCAAGCCGTCTGCTTCAGTCAGTCACTCTGATACAGGAGACCATGTGAGAGATGCTGGTGTTCATTTGTGATCAGTAAAAATAACAGAAGGAGAATCTGGAGGAGGACCACTTTAAACCCAACTGTTTCTGAGAAAAGTAGAAAGGGATTTATTCCTGCTATTACTTTCTGAGACTCAAGACAAAACTGATATAAGTATTCCTGGCCAATTTGTTatcattttgcttctctttctgcccAACTCAGCTTGACTTGGTGAGGTGCAGACCACTTCCTTGTTGAAATAGCTCTCTTAAGATATAGAATCTGTTACATCCCTTAGCTTTCCATGACTCCTGAGGATCTGTAAGGTTGTTTTGTTTCTCCAAAGTTGAATTTTGCTGCATTTTTCCTTTGAGTTAATGGTAAACATTATATGCAAATATAGCATAACAAATTCTGAATGCAAGGACTAAGATTGTTTGCCCCTTGAATGCTACCCAGGTATAAAAAAGAGAGTGCAAAGATCAGACCTTTGCTCTGAATAGGTGCCATAGGTCCGAGGATATCCTTAGCTAAGCTTGGATTAACTTGACATATATTAAATCTCTGGCTGAGAAGATGGAGCTCAAAGACCTACATGTTAAGCTAATACAGAAATTCATATTCTGCAAAATACTAGACCAGTCTTTCTTATACTTCCCGCAAGTACCCAATACAGTAAAATGCTCTGACTTCTGTCCTTAAATGGTGATTTTAGTATAAAGGTATAAAAAGTAGTCAGAAAATTATAACTTTTCTGGCCATCTTGGAAAACAAAATCCATAGACATATATATCtaagtttatatgtatataatcttgATTAAGAATCATTATCtcaggaaattatttttatagtgtGTTTGATGCTAGAAAACATAACTCTTCCATTAAAGCAAGTTATTTATGGGAGCTAATCTCCAATTTTTTGATCAAGCACTTGTCATGTTAATCCTTGCACTGAAAAACGATAACAGGAGGAAGCTGAAGTTCTCAAACTTTGCTCTGCCTTCCAGAGCTCAGAGGGAATCACCTGGATTTTTCTGAGTGTTCTAAAGAGTTCCTGTGAGGTAGAATAGGACCCAGTGTAAACTACTGATTTGGGGGTGCAGGCCACCGTGCATCTGAAAGTTCAGTGCAGAGACCTGGGGTCCAGAAAGGCAGCAAGGAGAGAAGGATGGGCGAACCGTCAGCATCAAGTTGATGCCCAAGAAATGTGAGCGTGATGAGAGTTACTTTTTGCAGAAAAATAATGGAATTGGACCTGAAGTAGCAGGGCAGCCAGCAAGCTGCCGTCCTGATCAGTTTGTTACGTGAGGCAGGGTAGTAGGACACCAGACCGTGAACCTGTCATAGCGAGCAGTGCACTAGATTATCTAAGACTCTAAAGCAGTATTTTACCAACACTTCTGTTGGTGACCATAAAAATCTGCAGCCAggctttctttcatttcagtaGTGTGAGGAGCCATGGAGGAGAAGGGTTTGCTTTGGTACTGATGGGTCAGGTAGAATCCTGCCagatgaaagaaaaggaatttcaGAGGGGACCAGAGAGATGGTCTGACCGGAGATAAGCTCGGCCTGACCAAAGCTGCCTCTGATGAGGAAGCTAACACCTGATGCTAACTGATGGTTTACCCAAGGCCTACCAGGAGCCAAGGTCTTCTGCTCGGGTCCCTTCACACCTCAGATGTCAGATCTGTGCCTCTCTGGTCTAGGGCCGGGTTTTCTCCATCATCCGTTGAACAAACTGGACTCTGATGAATTAAATGGGTTTGGCCCATGTGATGAAGCAACTAGCCGTCCATGCTCACCAGTATGCTTTCTGCCTCCCGTGGAACCGATGTCCCCTCAGAGTATCTATCTGCATCCCGAAAGGCCCATGGGGGCCATCCATGGCAGCTTGAGCCTCTTGGCACATGCAAGGAGCAGGGCATCTGAACTTTTCTCGAGAACCATTCAAAAATGTCTTCCTTTTCAGTTCTAATTGTTcagcatcttatttatttattatggtgTGGCCTTTTCTTAAATCTGGAAAGGGATGATAAAGGGCAAACTAATCCCCAAGGTTAGTAGGTGGCTGAGAGCCTCCACTCTGGACTGCCGACCTTTGTGCTTTTGGTTCACCGGCTCCGGCAGGTGGCCAGATTGCTGGCCCGTCCCACTGAGTCCCTTTGGCCTTTGGGGTGGGATTTTGAGTTGATGAGCTCCATCTCTGGCTTGAAGATTTTTCTGTGGCTCTGCTATGTTCTTGGGCCCTTGGAGAGGTCAGCCAGCTCTTCATCATTGTGGAGCTGATTTTCTAGTCTGGATCAGCCAGGCCTTCGGACACTCCTCCGTTCCACTGTGCCTTTTGGGTGTTCGCTTCTCACTCAGCATCCCATCAGTACTTGCCCCTGAATGCAGATGAAGggatctggagaaggaactagAGTGAAACACTGGTCATTCATCCATCCAATGTGTATTTGAACATCAAAGTTGCAGAGATTGACAATACGTGCATCCCATCTTTGAGGAGTTCAGATATCTAGTGGGGAGGACGTGGTGCAGCTGATCCATGTACCACATCGTGGTAAGCCTACAATGGTACTAGCATCCCTGGAGCACAGCAGGAAAACCCACAAAACATGGACATTGGGGAAGCCTTTTAAAGGGTGTGATGAGTCAATTTGACATTTTCAAGCTATGTACAATGCTGTGCACCTTGCAATGCTCAATAAAATAATTGTTGACAACTCGTCAGATGTTCTGGAAAATATATACAGGGGGAGAATCCTGGAATGAGGTTTGGGGGGTtgcctttgatttttatttttttccattttcttcttgattGACATTAACTCAAATCATTTCCACTCCcatctggatttaaaaaaaatttttttaatcatacatgagaaaacagagaggttAGGTCAGTGAAATAGGCCCTGGACCTTCTTTTCCATGTTATGTCTCTGAAAAGCTATTTGGGGCATGAAATATTTGAAGCACCCAGGAACCTCCTGCTTCACTGattgtgaatcacgtaggaagtTACAGGAACGCtctaaattttttattcattagGAACCCCCTGTCCCCTAGTGTGAGAAATGACACAGTCTCTGGAGGGAGGTGGTCTTCTGTGGCCTTCAGTGGGCACCCAACCCTGGGGTGGGGATGGCAGTAGCTCTTGACTGCCTTCTCCGTGTGGGCAGGGTCTTATGTATGATTTGGTGTCTTATTCAGCATTTCACCTAAACTTGTCACACACCGAGTTTTCAAAATGTTACACTAGGAGCCCCGTAGTGTGGACTCCTTGGCCTTCATAAATAGGTCCTCAGGGTTCTCATCGTTTCTTTCTATAAGTATTATCTCCCAGATCATGGCTTGATTTCTAATAATTACATTtcaaacctattttttttttaatttggagtatAGCtcattaacagtgttgtgatagggggcttgcctggtggctcagtggtaaagagtccacctgccaatgcaggagacgtgagtttgacccctgatctgggaagctcCCACCTGCCATGGAGCGACAAACGCTTTCCACCACAACTCCTGATCCTGCGCTCTAAAGCCCGGgaaccgcaactgctgagcccatgagctgcagctactgaagctctCGCCCTACTGaacccccacaatgagaagcccacacaccacaactagaggggaGCTCCTgctgccgcagctagagaaaaaccctCACGGCAaagaggacccagcacagccgaacaTAATTAAGTAaataggttatatatatata
This genomic interval carries:
- the ENDOD1 gene encoding endonuclease domain-containing 1 protein, translating into MGPERCLALGGLLALAGLLEARLVRQEEAGFGECDRFFYAGTPPAGPAAAAHVRICQRSEGAERFATLYSTQHRIPVYSAFRAARPAPLGAEPRGLVEPQIDDPNSSLEEVTDEAEAVRSVNKLGSNQALNEDFLGSDYRTGQLYPFSLSSDPHSATFTLTNAAPMTPSFQERWYVNLNSLMERALTPQCGSGDDLYIITGAVPSDLKVKDRVSIPEFVWLAACCAVPAGGWAMGFVKHTGDREVIEDVMLRDLEKLLPFPLQLFQNNCGETDQDTEKMKKILEVVNQVQDEERRLDSEGGSGTLSGVRGTRSALPPPETSGEGSSLLGRLLGFVATPLIKLCQLIYYLAFGILKYTVYVLWYVTKQVINGLESCLYRLGSATITYFLTIGEELGSIPWKVLKVTVRITRAVLRILCCLLKVVCRVVGVPVRVLVDVATFPVYTIGAVPIVCRDIALGLGGILSLLFDTAFGTMGGLFQVIFTVCKRVGYKITFDNPGEL